Within the Tissierellales bacterium genome, the region GAAAAAGAAAAAGAAATATATAGATTGAAAAATATAGAGCTTGCAAAGGCTCATCAGGACTTAAAACATGCTTATGAACAGCTAGAATTTATGGCAAATAAAGACCCCTTAACAGGCTTACTGAATAGACGAGCTATGATGGAGCGAATTGGACTTGAAAAAAACCGATCAAAGCGCATAGGTACGAGTCTGTCCATCATATTAGCTGATATTGATTATTTTAAAAAGATAAATGATTATTATGGGCATGATGTAGGTGATGAAGTTTTAGTTGATTTATCTAAATTATTTAAATCAACTCTCAGAGCGACTGATGCTATTTGTCGTTGGGGTGGTGAAGAATTCTTAATACTTCTTCCAGACACTACTATTGAAGAAGCTATTATTGTAGCTGAAAAATTGAGATTGGAAGTTGCATCACACTCATTTAGAGATGCTCTTCCTGCTGGTAAGATAACTATGACAATGGGCGTTGCAGAATTTAAAGATCACTCTACAACTAAAAATTGGATTAAGATAGCCGATCAAGCCCTATATAGAGGAAAAAAAGACGGTAGAAATTGTGTCCGCTGTTTTGAATAATCCTGTCCATTTTTTCAATTAAAACAATTGTAATTGCAAATTTTTAATTTAATATTCTTTTGAAATTTAAAAATAGTTAGTTCTCAAATGAGAACTAACTATTTTTTTAATGTGAAAATCTAATTTTAAATTTAGATGGCATAGCTTCATGTTCTTCCAATACTTGAGCATATACCGATTCTACTTTTTTACCAAAGTACTCTGCTGACATAGGTTCTATCATTTCATGAGCATTTTCAATAAGTCTGCTGCTCAAATCTCTATTGTTTAATAATTCAATAAGAACCTCTGCTAATTCTCCGTCTTCTCTAAAAAATTTGCCATTGATTCCGTCTTTCATTATTCCATCTAAATTGGTATCGTATTTTGCAACCACTGGTAAATTAGCTGCCATAGCCTCTGTAAATGTAAGCCCCTGAGTTTCTGATGTAGATGCACTTACAAATACATCTCCCATTTGATAATATCTCCCAATTTCTTCCCACGGTTTTTCACCAGTAAATAATACTCTATCTTCTAACTTCATTTTTCTAGTAAGTTCCTTTAAGTTCTCAAGCTCTGGCCCTCCGCCAACTACTAAAAACTTAGCATTTGAACTTTTTTCTATAACTTGTGGCATAGATTTTATAATTGTATCTATGCTCTTCTCTTTTGCAATTCTACCTACGAATATTACAACTGCATCTTCATCTTTTAATCCGATCTCTTTTCTAGTTTCTTTTAACTTGACTTCTTCGTACATCTCTCTATTAAATGGTTCAAAGTCAATGCCAGTTGGAACTACGTGTATTTCTTTTTCCAGTCCGTAATTTTCAAGTGCTACTCTCACCTTATCAGTTGGAACTATAACTCCATCCACCTTGTTACAAATCATTTTAGATGCCTTTTTTGCCCATTCTTTAGCATATTTATTTATGTGTTTTCCAGCAACATAATGAGTATAATCTTCATACATAGTATGATAAGTGTGTACTAATGGAATATTTAACGTTTTTGCGACTATTCTAGCAAAAATTCCAATTGAAAACTCCGTTTGTGTGTGAATTATATCTAAATTCAAAGCCTTTATTTGCTTCATAATTTTTCTCGAATAAATTGACCCTACACGGAAATTAGGTAATTTCCAAAATGGAATACTAGGTAGTCTAAGTACTCCTGGAAGATCTCTTCCCTTAACTTTAGGATCTGCAACAGTAACAATTGTTACATTATGACCAAGTTTTTCAAGTTCTTTCTTTAATAATCTCGTTGAAGTAACAACACCATTGATTTGCGGATAATACGCATCCGAAAAAATACCTATATTCATAAAACTCTTCCTTTCTTTTTCTATTTGATTTCTTAAGACGCTAATTCTTTATGACTAAAATCGGTCATCATCATCCATATTCCACCGAACAATATCCATAGATAATAAGTGATTAATCTCCAAAGTACCATAGCTGTTAGTGCATAATTCCCTATAAAAAATAATCCGAGCATCATATGAAATCCACCTTCTGCGCCACCTGTTCCTCCAGGAATAGGTATAAAGGATGTAATCATAAGCACAAATGCTGTTGCTGAAAGCATGTTCATAAGATTTGCTCCTGACAATCCAAAACTTCTATATATAAAATATGGGACTATAAAAAACATAGTCAATTGAATAACTGTAAGTACTACAGTATTTAAAAACAATAGTTTATTTTGCTTTAACAAAACTACATTATCATGAAACTCCTCAACATGTTTGTTAAAACCTGCAATAGTTTTTTCAGGGTTTTTAATTAAGTGAATCCTATGACCAAAACCTATGACCTTTTTAGCAATCCCCTTATTTGTTCTTTTCGAATGCGAAAAGAATATAAGTGTTCCAATAACCACTGCGTTTACTCCAAATCCTAATATAACTAGGAAAAATAAATTACTTATGTTTTCAATAAAAAATGATGATTTGAATAACAATAATATAAGTGCATATACAACTAATGTTCCTTGATATATTATAAATTTGCTCATAAGTGCTGACGAGCCTTTTCCAACTGGAACTTTTTGCTTTGTCAAAAGATAAAGCTGCATAGGTTGACCACCTGAGGCAAATGGTGTTATTCCACTAAAGAACTGACCAATTATGGTTATTTTAAATGCCTCAAAATACGTTTGGTGCCCGCCCATTGACCTTATCATATTATTGACCATCTTAGCTTCTAGTATCCAATATGTTATTGATGCTCCAAGTGCTGCCAATAACCAATTTTTATTGATGCTTCCCATATGTTCCATAACAGTATTGATTTTACCAGTACTTACCAAGTAAAAACTAAATGCCGCTATAACTCCTACTACAAATAAAATTCCCCACTTATTATTCTTCATTTCCTCTCACGACCTTTTCTTCATAAACCTTGTCATAAAATTCTTGCCATTGTTTCAATACGTGATCTCTCGAATAAAATCTTGCACCTTTTTTTGATAATTCTCTAGCTGTTTCATAAGCTTCGTCTTTAGCTTTTATAGACTCTATTATCTTTATAAATTCGCCATTATCCTTCCCTCTTAGATAATAATCTCTAAGGATGTCCTTATATATATCTATGTCTCTTAGAAGCATTGGTTTAGCACAATTCATTGTCTCTAATATAGACATTGGGAATAGCTCATTGTACGATGGCATGAATAGAAGATCTGACATATTGTAAATAGAATTCATATCTTCTCTATCCACTATTCCTATAAACTTAACATTTTCTGGTGGATTATCTACTACTTTTTTAAGTTCTTCATATCCGTCAGTTATCTTGCCAAACGAAAAACCTCCAGCCCATACAAATTGTACATCAGGCATTTTTTCTGCTATTTCTATAAAATCTAGAACGCCCTTTCTTGTCTGAACTTGACCTACACCAAGTACTACAAAAGAGTTTTCATCTATTTCGTATCTACGTCTTATAGCATTTACTTCTTCTTGCTTCATTGGATAAAATTGCTCTTCTGATACAAAATTCGGTATATAAAATATTTTTGATTTGTCAATACCATATGCGGCAAGTCTTTCTATAAAATATGGGTTAACTGTAACTAGATAATCCATTTTTTTGTAAAAAGATATTATGTACTTGTAAAATATGTCTTTAGCACCCACTGGCAATTTTAAACTTCCATCAACTGTTTCTGGTAAAAAATGTACATAGCCTACATTTGCTCTATGTTTGCTTCCAAACAAACTGTGAAAATAGTGTTTCAAATCTATAGTATGGTAATGCGCTATTTCTGAATTACCTTTTTGATTTACTACTACTTCATAGTCGTTATCTAACCCATTTTTTACTAAACTCACTTGCTCTAAATATGCAGATCCAACGCCTTGTCCTTTTACTTTATCTGCTGACGACAACATATTAATGGTTCTCATCTCAATCCCTCCAAAATTATATATATGAATTCAACTAATTTATCTCAAAGTTAAAGGGGAGATTCTAAATAAATTTTGAACTCCCCATCTCCGTCATCTTACAATAATAGTTTAAATAATTAGTATGAATCCTTCCTTATGAAAAAATTAAAATTAGATTAAAACCGTAAATTTTGTTCCTTTACCTAATTCACTCTCCACTTTTATTTCCCCTTTATGCTCGTCGATTATACTTTTAGCTATAGAAAGACCTAGGCCCGTTCCACCCATTTCCTTACTTCTAGACTCCTCGGCTCTAAAAAATCTATTAAATACCTTATTACAGTCCTCTTCACTCATTCCTATCCCAGTATCTTCTACGGTAACACACCCTTTGGCCTTGTATCTATAAAGACTAATCTTTATCTGCCCACCGTCTAATGTGTATTTTCTAGCATTATCTACAAGTATTCTTATCAATTGCTTTATAGCTACTGAATTTCCATAAACCCTAGAATCCTCAATATGCTCTAATACCAATTCATGAGTTTCATCCACTAATTCCGTCTCTTCGTATACTTCTTTTACTATTTTCTCCAAATCGATTTCTTCCATCTCTAGTGGATTTAATCCACTATCACGCCTAGTTAGGTAGAGTAGCTGTTCTATAAGTCTCGTCATGCTAGATATTTCTCCTTGTATCGATTCAACTGACTCTAATAATAGTTCTTCATCCTTATTTCCATAAATAGCTAATAAGTCAACATAACCTTGTATTACTGCAAGCGGCGTTCTAAGCTCATGAGATGCATCTGAGGCAAATCTTTGTTGCTGATTTATATGAGTGTCTATTCTATCTAGCATATCATTAAACGTATTTGCAAGTGCTTTTATTTCATCATCTGGTCCACCTATTTTTATCCGTTCTTTAAGATTTTCAGCAGTTATATTTTGAGCCATTTTTGTAACTTTTTCAACTGGCTTTAACATCCTAGAACTCAAAAAATTTCCTATTATAAGTGAAAATATAACTCCAAGTATATTGACTATCACTAGCAATAGAATCAATACCCTAGTAAATTTAGAATACTCTTTCATGTTTTTAATAACTTGAATATAGTATGTCCCATCATCAGTGTCAATCTTTCCATTTTGATACAATACGTAGCTATTTAAGCTCTGTATTGAAAGTACAACATTAAATTCATCTGTTATGTCATAGTAAGGCGTTTTATACCCTGTGTCTAATATAGTCCTATCATCTTTGTATATCTTTACTACAACACCACTGTTTAATTGAATATCATCAAACATATCCCAATCTAAATTGTTGCCTTCAAGTCCATAATTTTTTATAGAATCGTAAGTTTTCGAAATTTGATTTTGAGCTTGATTTATAAATACAAAGTTCAAACCTACTATCATAGTTATACTAACAATTACAAGTATAGCAATAAGTAAAATAGAATAAAATGCAGTTAATTTAGTTGATATAGACATATTTTTGCGAATTATTTCACGCAATATCCTACCCCCCTAATCGTATGAATAATCTTTACACCGTACTTGTCATCTATCTTCTTTCTCAAATGTCTTATATATACATCTACAACATTCGTATCTCCAAGATAGTCATATCCCCATACAAGCTCTACTATCCGATCTCTACTTAATACCATGGGGGAATTAGCCATCAATGTCTTCAATAGCTCAAATTCTTTTGCCGTTAGCTCTACACTCTCATCATTAAAACTAACCTCATAAGTCTTTGTATTTAGCTTTACTCCATGAATTTCATGTGACGATGCTTCTTTCTCTTCTTTTACCGTATGTCTCATCACATTTCTGATTCGAGCATATAGTTCTGGAATGGCAAATGGTTTTGTTATATAGTCATTTGCACCTAAATCAAGCCCCATAACCTTATCCATTGTTTGATCTCTAGCCGAAACTATTATGATTGGTACATCAGAATCCTTCCTGACTTTTCTACATATTTCCATTCCATTCATTCCCGGTAACATAACATCTAATAATATTAAATCAAATGTTTCTGCCAATATTCTTTCATAACCAGCCATACCATCATGCTCAATTTCAACAATATATCCTTCATGTTCTAACGCTAATTTGACAACTCTAGCAATTTTTTTTTCGTCTTCAACTACTAAAATTTTCTGCATATCCTCACTCCACTCTATATCTTTATACTATCTATTTACCCATTTCTTTTATCATACAGTATTTCTGAGCAATTTTCATTAAATGAAGATGAAAATTGTAATTTTCGTTCATAATAAATTTACATTTGAGCTACAATAATTGAAAAATACGATAATATAATCTTATACACCTTCCATTTACTCCTGTTTATTTGTTATAATATTGTTATTATATTTAAGAAGTTTTTTTAATCTTCTTTAGAAATGGAGGGTTTTTATGGGACGTACAAAAATGTCAGAAGAACAATTTATGGAAAATAGAAAAAGCATTTTGAACGCTGCATTGAATATTCTTGTAGAAAAGGGGATTGATGATGTAAGTGCTAGAAAAGTTGCAACTGCACTAAATATGACAGCTACAAATATATATAATTATTACGAAAACAAGGATGAGTTGCTATTTGCAATGCAAAATTACGGATTTGAAATGTTATACAATCTACTCGAAGAATCACATCAGCCATCTCAAACTCCCCTTGAAAATATCAGAAATTTTATAAACACATACCTATCATTCGCAATTGACCATTCTAAAATCTATGCACTTATGTTTGGAGATTACTTTCAAAAATATCATCAATTTGCGTCTAAATCAAATCACTTTAAAAGTTACTTCATAGATTATACTACCAATAAATTAAAATTCCCTGAAACTACTTTTAATACAATTGACCAAGCTAAAAAGAATAATCCTAGGATAGCAAATGATGATACAAATAAACTTATCCTAAAATTATTTTCTGCAGCACATGGCTTCATTGTTCTATACAATAATGGAGTTTTAAGTTCTATTGTGCCAAATGAGATAGAATTTCTAAAGGAAAATGTTGATTACTTAATTAAACCATTTGAACACTACGAATCAGCGTAAAATCTAATTTAAAATCACTTTCAAATTTCGCATATTAAAGAAATAAAAAAGCTATCAGATATAATCTGATAGCTTTTTTTTATTTCTAATCTTAAATTTTCAATAAACCAATACCATTTAAGAATACTATAGCAATACCAATTGGTGCAATGATTTTTGTAACAATCATAAAGAAACCAAAATAAGGTATTTCGTACTTTCCTCCACTTGAAAGTTCGTCTTTTACCTTTTGAGGTGATAAGACCCAACCTACAAATAGTGAAATAAATAATCCACCAAGTGGTAACAATAAATTCGCTGTTATCCAGTCAAATAAATCAAAGAAATTAAGTCCAAATATCTTTACTTCTGCAAACGGTCCCTGA harbors:
- a CDS encoding glycosyltransferase family 4 protein, coding for MNIGIFSDAYYPQINGVVTSTRLLKKELEKLGHNVTIVTVADPKVKGRDLPGVLRLPSIPFWKLPNFRVGSIYSRKIMKQIKALNLDIIHTQTEFSIGIFARIVAKTLNIPLVHTYHTMYEDYTHYVAGKHINKYAKEWAKKASKMICNKVDGVIVPTDKVRVALENYGLEKEIHVVPTGIDFEPFNREMYEEVKLKETRKEIGLKDEDAVVIFVGRIAKEKSIDTIIKSMPQVIEKSSNAKFLVVGGGPELENLKELTRKMKLEDRVLFTGEKPWEEIGRYYQMGDVFVSASTSETQGLTFTEAMAANLPVVAKYDTNLDGIMKDGINGKFFREDGELAEVLIELLNNRDLSSRLIENAHEMIEPMSAEYFGKKVESVYAQVLEEHEAMPSKFKIRFSH
- a CDS encoding flippase-like domain-containing protein translates to MKNNKWGILFVVGVIAAFSFYLVSTGKINTVMEHMGSINKNWLLAALGASITYWILEAKMVNNMIRSMGGHQTYFEAFKITIIGQFFSGITPFASGGQPMQLYLLTKQKVPVGKGSSALMSKFIIYQGTLVVYALILLLFKSSFFIENISNLFFLVILGFGVNAVVIGTLIFFSHSKRTNKGIAKKVIGFGHRIHLIKNPEKTIAGFNKHVEEFHDNVVLLKQNKLLFLNTVVLTVIQLTMFFIVPYFIYRSFGLSGANLMNMLSATAFVLMITSFIPIPGGTGGAEGGFHMMLGLFFIGNYALTAMVLWRLITYYLWILFGGIWMMMTDFSHKELAS
- a CDS encoding glycosyltransferase family 4 protein codes for the protein MRTINMLSSADKVKGQGVGSAYLEQVSLVKNGLDNDYEVVVNQKGNSEIAHYHTIDLKHYFHSLFGSKHRANVGYVHFLPETVDGSLKLPVGAKDIFYKYIISFYKKMDYLVTVNPYFIERLAAYGIDKSKIFYIPNFVSEEQFYPMKQEEVNAIRRRYEIDENSFVVLGVGQVQTRKGVLDFIEIAEKMPDVQFVWAGGFSFGKITDGYEELKKVVDNPPENVKFIGIVDREDMNSIYNMSDLLFMPSYNELFPMSILETMNCAKPMLLRDIDIYKDILRDYYLRGKDNGEFIKIIESIKAKDEAYETARELSKKGARFYSRDHVLKQWQEFYDKVYEEKVVRGNEE
- a CDS encoding HAMP domain-containing histidine kinase, whose translation is MREIIRKNMSISTKLTAFYSILLIAILVIVSITMIVGLNFVFINQAQNQISKTYDSIKNYGLEGNNLDWDMFDDIQLNSGVVVKIYKDDRTILDTGYKTPYYDITDEFNVVLSIQSLNSYVLYQNGKIDTDDGTYYIQVIKNMKEYSKFTRVLILLLVIVNILGVIFSLIIGNFLSSRMLKPVEKVTKMAQNITAENLKERIKIGGPDDEIKALANTFNDMLDRIDTHINQQQRFASDASHELRTPLAVIQGYVDLLAIYGNKDEELLLESVESIQGEISSMTRLIEQLLYLTRRDSGLNPLEMEEIDLEKIVKEVYEETELVDETHELVLEHIEDSRVYGNSVAIKQLIRILVDNARKYTLDGGQIKISLYRYKAKGCVTVEDTGIGMSEEDCNKVFNRFFRAEESRSKEMGGTGLGLSIAKSIIDEHKGEIKVESELGKGTKFTVLI
- a CDS encoding response regulator transcription factor; translation: MQKILVVEDEKKIARVVKLALEHEGYIVEIEHDGMAGYERILAETFDLILLDVMLPGMNGMEICRKVRKDSDVPIIIVSARDQTMDKVMGLDLGANDYITKPFAIPELYARIRNVMRHTVKEEKEASSHEIHGVKLNTKTYEVSFNDESVELTAKEFELLKTLMANSPMVLSRDRIVELVWGYDYLGDTNVVDVYIRHLRKKIDDKYGVKIIHTIRGVGYCVK
- a CDS encoding TetR/AcrR family transcriptional regulator; the protein is MGRTKMSEEQFMENRKSILNAALNILVEKGIDDVSARKVATALNMTATNIYNYYENKDELLFAMQNYGFEMLYNLLEESHQPSQTPLENIRNFINTYLSFAIDHSKIYALMFGDYFQKYHQFASKSNHFKSYFIDYTTNKLKFPETTFNTIDQAKKNNPRIANDDTNKLILKLFSAAHGFIVLYNNGVLSSIVPNEIEFLKENVDYLIKPFEHYESA